Genomic segment of Rhodocaloribacter litoris:
TCCACGGCCGGGCCGAAGAACACGTCTTCTTCTCCGAGAACGACCGGCTGTTCGTCGTCGAACGAGCCTTCGAAGGCGAGCGGCTGCTGGTCGTCGCCAATTTCGCCGGGCGGCCCGAGCGGCTGCGCCTGGGGGAGTTGCCGGCTCCCTGGCATCAGGCCGTCCTCCGGGACGTGCTGGCGGAGGAGATCCTGCTTTTCACCTCGGGCGACCTGGTGCTGCCCCCCTACGGCTTCCGGTGGCTGGTGCCGGCTCCGGAGACCCGCCCCGGTCCTCCCGTCGAGACGACGCTGCGCGTGCACGTGGAGACGTTCTGGGGGGAGACGGTGCACGTCTTCGGCACCCCGGAAGCCCTCGGCAGCGGGGATCCCCGGCAGGCCCTCCCCCTCGACGCCGCTGACTACCCCTGGTGGACCGCCACCGTGGTCCTGCCGGCCGGCACCTGCTTCACCTTCCGGTGGATCAAAAAACGCGGCCCGCACCTGGTCGCACGGTCCGAAAAAACGTACTGGATGAAGGCCGGCGAAAACCGGATCTTTGAGGTTTGAACCGGACGTCGCACGTTGCACGTTTGACGTTACACGTTGCCCTTTTTACGTCACTTCGAGATTAGATTATGACGCCGATGCTGCACGCGGACGGTGTTGTTAAGCCTGACGCTGTAGCCGCCCCCTTCACGGGTGCGCTCTGCCAGACGCCGGCATACCCGGGCTGAAGCCCGCGGCTACCTTCCGTCCCAGCGCCCGTTGTTGTCCCTCCGTCCACACGGCTTTACCGAACTTCGAGCGTAGATTATGACGCCCATTCAGCCTGATGCTGTAGCCGCCCCCTTCACGGGTGCGCTCTGCCAGACGCCGGCATACCCGGGCTGAAGCCCGCGGCTACATACCGCTCGTCTCCACACCCAAAACAGCAACCCATCCGAAACGGTTCATGTCCCAGTCCTGGAAAGTGCGTATCTCGCTGGCGTTGAACTTCTTCGTCTTCGCCATCCTGCTGAACACGGTCGGCATCGTCATCGCCCGGGTCATCGAGAGCTACGGGGTCGACGAGGCGGCGGCGGCGAGCCTGGAAGCGTTCAAGGACCTCTCCATTGCGGTGGCTTCCTTTCTGCTGGCCGCCTACATCCCCCGCTTCGGCTACCGGCGGTCGATGCTGGCGGGGCTGCTGGCCGTGACGCTGGCCTGCATGCTGGTAGCCCTGGTGAGCGGTTTCTGGGTGACGCCCGTGCTCTACATGGCCATCGGCGTCAGCTTCGCCCTGATGAAAGGCGCCGTCTACGCCACCGTGGGCCTGATCACGAAGAACCAGCGGGATCACACGAGCCTGATGAACGTGCTGGAGGGAATCTTTCAGGTGGGAGCCCTCACCGGCCCGCTCTTCTTTTCCCTGGTGATCGGGCTGGACTTCTCCTGGAACCAGACCTACTGGCTCATCGCCATCGTGAGCGCGCTGGCGTTCCTGCTGCTGCTCGCCACCCCGCTCGACGAAAGCGAGGTGGCCTCGCATCCGGAACAGGCCGGCATCCTGGAGATGCTCAAGCTGCTGCGCCTGCCGATGGTGTGGGTGTTCGTCCTCTGTGCCTGGCTCTACGTGATGATCGAGCAGAGCTTCGGCACGTGGCTGCCCACCTTCCACGAGCGCATCTTCGGCCTCGCCCCCGCCATCGCCGCCGGGCTGTTGAGCGTCTATGCCGGCTCGATCGCCTTCAGCCGTTTTCTGATGGGCTATCTCTCGAAGCGCCTGCCCTGGCTGCCCACCCAGCTCGCCCTGCTCGCCGGCGCGTTCGTGCTCACCCTGAGCATCCTGCTGGTCACCGCCAGCTGGCAGCCCGGCACCATTACGGCCTGGCGCCAGATCCCCCCGCTGGCCCTCGCCTTCTCGGTGATGGGCTTCTTCATCGGCCCCATCTACCCGACGATCATCTCCATCATCCTGAGCAAGCTGGAGAAACCCCGCCACGCCGCCATGACGGGCCTGATCATCATCTTCTCCGCCCTCGGCGGCACCACCGGCTCGTTCATCGTGGGCTTCATCTCGCGCAGCTTCAGCACCCACGACGCCTTCTATTACCCCCTGATCCCGATCACCCTCCTGGGCCTGCTCCTGATCCCCTACAAACGCCTGACCGACCGCGCCGCCACCCTCACCTGACCGTTTTTCGTTTCTCGTTTCACGTTGCATGTTCGGCAGACTCGACGGAGTCCCCCGACCTTTTGTTTATTGCCACGAAGACACGAAGTCACAAAGAGATGGTGGGTGCACGTCTCCCAGAACGTGCAACATGAAACACGCAACCTGAAACCCGAAAGTACGATGCGCCTGCACCTCCCCGTCGAAGACACGTTCCGTCGCCTGCTCGCGCAGGAGGACACGGACGGCGACCGGCAGATCACCGTCAAGGACACCGGGCCGAAGCGGTTCGTCATCGAGGGGGAGACGCCCTACGTGGTGGAGGGCACGTACGCGCTGTCGAACCTGCTGCAGGAGCTGGCGCTGGCGCGGGAGGCGGGCCGGGCCACGCTTGCGCTCGACGCCGAACGGCTCCACGAGAACCCCGTCCACCGCATCTCCCGCATGATCCGCGAGCTGTTCTGGGACGGGCTGACGCGCACCGTCGACGCCGAGGGGCTGGCCCGCACGGCCATCGATACGAAGGGCGAGGGCGCCGACCTCGACCGCCGCGCCCGCGTCTACGTGCCGGCCACCGACCCCGTGGCGCAGGACTACTTCGCCGGCGTGGCGCGGGAGCGGCCCGGGCTGGGGCTGGAGGTCATCACCCTGCCCGAACAGATCACGCCCGAGTACGTCCTGGGCCTCAACGAGCGGCCCGGCATCCTGAGCCTGAAGCTCGTCCGCGGCGACGACGGGCGGCTGCGCGGGCTGCCGTTCGTGGTGCCGGGCGGGCGCTTCAACGAGCTCTACGGGTGGGACAGCTACTTCGAGGCCCTGGGCCTGCTCCACGACGGGCGCGTCGACCTGGCACAGGCGATGGTCGAGCACTTCCTCTACGAGATCACCCATTACGGGCAGATCCTGAACGCCAACCGGAGCTATTACCTGACCCGTTCGCAGCCGCCGTTCCTGACGGCCATGGGGTGGGCCGTCTACGAGCACCTGCCCGCCGGCCCCGCCCGCGACGCCTGGCTCCGTGACGTGATGACGACGGCCCTCCGCGAGTACGAGACCGTGTGGACCGCCCCGCCCAAGCTGACCGAGACGGGCCTGAGCCGCTACTACGGGCGCGGCATCGGGATGCCGCCCGAGACGGAGGAGGGCCACTTCGACGCCGTGCTCCGCCCCTACGCCGAGGCCGCCGGCATGGAGCTGCGGGCCTTTGCCCGTGCCGTCCGCCGCCGCGAGATCGTCGTCCCCGAGCTCGATGCCTACTTCGTCCACGACCGGGCGCTGCGCGAGTCCGGCCACGACAACAGCTACCGCCTCGAAGGGCGCGCCGCCCACCTCTGCACCGTCGACCTGAACGCCCTCCTCTACCGCTATGAGGTGGACCTCGCCCGCGCCATCGAGGAGGTCTTCGGCGGGCGGCTGGTGACGCCGGACGGCCGCACGCACACACCGGACGCCTGGCGGGCCCGCGCCGCGGAGCGCCGGGAGCGGCTCAACGCCCTCTGCTGGGACGCCGGCCGCGGCTTCTTCTTCGACTACGACTTCGTGGAAGGGCGGCAGACCGGCTTCGAGAGCGCCACCACGTTCTACCCGCTGTGGGCGGGACTGGCGAGCGAGACCCAGGCCGAGGCGCTGGTCGCCCGCGCCCTGCCGCTGCTGGAGGCGCCCGGCGGGCTCGTCTCGACGACCGAAGCCTCGCGCGGGCCCGTCTCCGACGAGCGCCCGCAACGGCAGTGGGACTACCCCTTCGGCTGGCCACCCCACCAGATCCTCGCCTGGCACGGCCTCCTCCGCTACGGCTACGCCGACGAGGCCCGCCGTCTGGCCTACCGGTGGCTCCACATGATCACGCGCAACGCCGCCGACTACAACGGCACCATCCCCGAGAAGTACGACGTCGTCCGCCGCACGCACGACGTGTTCGTCGAATACGGCAACGTGGGCACCGAGTTCGACTACATCACCCGCGAGGGCTTCGGCTGGATGAACGCCTCGTACCAGCTCGGCCTGGACCTGCTGACGCCCCGCCTGCGCGAGGCGCTCGAAGCCGGCACGCCGGTGGAGCACCTGTTCGGCTAAGCTTTGTGCGGTGCATACTCGCCGGCATAGACCGGTGGGTCCGTATCGGCAGGCCGTGCTCCGTTAGCGTTCCGGCGGCGGGCCCGGAGCGCGTCCAGGCTGTACCGGCCGGGTCCGATGAAGAGCAGGCTGAAGAAGAGCACGGCGCCCTTGAGAGCGTGTGCGGCGCCGCCCCAGCCGTCGCCCCGGCCCAGATGAAAAGCCACGGCGACGGACATCGTACCCAGGAGCCACAGGCACGCCGGGCGGAAGAACAGGCCCAGTGCCAGCAACAGCCCGCCCACCGTCTCGGCACAGGCGGCCAGGAAGCCCCAGAACACGAAGCCGAACTCGATACCCAGGTGGCTCACGGCCTGC
This window contains:
- a CDS encoding DoxX family protein, whose protein sequence is MDASGKGRLIDLGLLVLRVGIGLTYITLHGWGKLVGGPERWAQVGQAVSHLGIEFGFVFWGFLAACAETVGGLLLALGLFFRPACLWLLGTMSVAVAFHLGRGDGWGGAAHALKGAVLFFSLLFIGPGRYSLDALRARRRNANGARPADTDPPVYAGEYAPHKA
- a CDS encoding trehalase family glycosidase encodes the protein MRLHLPVEDTFRRLLAQEDTDGDRQITVKDTGPKRFVIEGETPYVVEGTYALSNLLQELALAREAGRATLALDAERLHENPVHRISRMIRELFWDGLTRTVDAEGLARTAIDTKGEGADLDRRARVYVPATDPVAQDYFAGVARERPGLGLEVITLPEQITPEYVLGLNERPGILSLKLVRGDDGRLRGLPFVVPGGRFNELYGWDSYFEALGLLHDGRVDLAQAMVEHFLYEITHYGQILNANRSYYLTRSQPPFLTAMGWAVYEHLPAGPARDAWLRDVMTTALREYETVWTAPPKLTETGLSRYYGRGIGMPPETEEGHFDAVLRPYAEAAGMELRAFARAVRRREIVVPELDAYFVHDRALRESGHDNSYRLEGRAAHLCTVDLNALLYRYEVDLARAIEEVFGGRLVTPDGRTHTPDAWRARAAERRERLNALCWDAGRGFFFDYDFVEGRQTGFESATTFYPLWAGLASETQAEALVARALPLLEAPGGLVSTTEASRGPVSDERPQRQWDYPFGWPPHQILAWHGLLRYGYADEARRLAYRWLHMITRNAADYNGTIPEKYDVVRRTHDVFVEYGNVGTEFDYITREGFGWMNASYQLGLDLLTPRLREALEAGTPVEHLFG
- a CDS encoding MFS transporter, with the protein product MSQSWKVRISLALNFFVFAILLNTVGIVIARVIESYGVDEAAAASLEAFKDLSIAVASFLLAAYIPRFGYRRSMLAGLLAVTLACMLVALVSGFWVTPVLYMAIGVSFALMKGAVYATVGLITKNQRDHTSLMNVLEGIFQVGALTGPLFFSLVIGLDFSWNQTYWLIAIVSALAFLLLLATPLDESEVASHPEQAGILEMLKLLRLPMVWVFVLCAWLYVMIEQSFGTWLPTFHERIFGLAPAIAAGLLSVYAGSIAFSRFLMGYLSKRLPWLPTQLALLAGAFVLTLSILLVTASWQPGTITAWRQIPPLALAFSVMGFFIGPIYPTIISIILSKLEKPRHAAMTGLIIIFSALGGTTGSFIVGFISRSFSTHDAFYYPLIPITLLGLLLIPYKRLTDRAATLT